In Leptospira sp. WS58.C1, a single genomic region encodes these proteins:
- a CDS encoding SCO family protein codes for MVIFPLFYFLPSTSSGIIEADRNLPEFRIHEDDGKTEDIRKVLSGKENLVYFGYLNCKTVCHGSLKKLKNFISKERGLRLVFVSLDPEKDTEERFEKYFSDLKVETKYIRLGSRGRAFELARLFGIMAFSSDKNGDIEHPDSVLWVNSQGRIKGLIFEFDKHWDQNPNELIKFISDKKEQKPQLN; via the coding sequence ATGGTAATATTTCCGTTATTCTATTTTTTACCTAGCACTTCCTCCGGAATAATCGAAGCTGATCGAAATCTTCCTGAATTTCGGATACATGAAGATGATGGCAAAACCGAAGACATTCGCAAGGTTTTAAGCGGAAAAGAAAATCTGGTCTATTTCGGATATCTAAATTGTAAGACAGTATGTCATGGCAGTTTGAAGAAGTTGAAAAATTTTATTTCGAAAGAAAGAGGTCTAAGACTGGTATTCGTGAGCTTAGATCCTGAAAAAGATACAGAAGAACGTTTTGAAAAATATTTTTCCGATTTAAAAGTGGAAACTAAATATATTCGACTGGGATCAAGGGGCAGGGCATTCGAACTTGCCAGGCTTTTCGGAATCATGGCATTTTCTTCCGATAAAAATGGGGATATAGAACATCCGGATTCCGTCCTTTGGGTCAATTCTCAAGGAAGGATTAAAGGATTAATTTTCGAATTCGATAAACATTGGGACCAGAATCCAAATGAACTTATTAAATTCATAAGCGATAAAAAAGAACAAAAGCCCCAACTTAATTAA
- a CDS encoding methyl-accepting chemotaxis protein: MNPLHHKQSIQDLARLKFKEETTKVDRFFYILLLAHIPFAFLLSVEYGTWKFVLKSSIIIAILSTIGFLFLRGLYILRILNAVLIMAWSGILIQSQFGRIEMHFHVFVALAFLLYYRDWKTLLPGALYIAVHHGLFSFCQSIGYKISETPIIIFNYGNGWDIVLLHAIFVIFETGILIYFSITFKKEFLNQEINLAELEEVRKYNVSIQGEVREKSESVNGILESLVQSSSTVADKTTDQANSLKEINVSMNQIADAISDVSDSAKKQLEATGTLENSFQNLEVSFQEMEAGLVSTKALFETAWKHARESEESLMAIEKSIKRIESSSSSTTAKLGTITDIADKVNLLALNASIEAARAGEHGRGFAVVADEISKLADQTASTIKEISRLIRDGKEEMTKNTDIVQTGTKTISLILGDVDSIKESLDSFFLLLEKQTNIRVTVAGALFNAGKISQNVHQATEAEKKSLEEIRNFLDRIQNSNAIIATKAVEAADQARKCEELSGSLQKQVHEFKA; this comes from the coding sequence ATGAATCCGCTCCATCACAAACAAAGTATACAAGATTTAGCCAGGCTGAAATTCAAGGAAGAGACTACAAAAGTAGATCGTTTCTTTTACATTCTTCTCTTAGCCCATATTCCTTTTGCATTCTTATTATCCGTGGAATATGGAACCTGGAAGTTCGTCCTAAAGTCTTCCATAATAATCGCGATACTTTCCACCATCGGTTTTTTGTTCTTAAGGGGGTTATATATATTAAGGATCTTAAACGCCGTACTCATTATGGCTTGGTCCGGGATACTGATCCAATCCCAGTTTGGAAGGATAGAGATGCATTTTCATGTGTTCGTTGCATTGGCTTTTCTTCTCTATTATAGAGATTGGAAAACACTGCTACCTGGAGCATTATATATCGCTGTACACCATGGTTTATTCTCCTTCTGCCAGAGTATAGGGTACAAAATTTCCGAAACTCCTATCATTATATTCAATTATGGGAACGGCTGGGATATCGTTCTGTTACATGCAATTTTCGTGATTTTTGAGACCGGAATACTAATATACTTTTCAATAACCTTCAAAAAGGAATTTTTGAATCAGGAAATCAACTTGGCGGAATTGGAAGAAGTCCGAAAATATAACGTTTCTATCCAGGGAGAAGTCAGGGAAAAATCGGAATCTGTAAACGGAATTTTAGAAAGTTTGGTCCAGAGTTCTTCGACAGTAGCAGATAAAACGACTGACCAAGCAAATAGTTTGAAAGAAATTAATGTAAGTATGAATCAGATCGCTGATGCAATCTCAGACGTATCCGATTCCGCAAAAAAGCAGTTAGAAGCAACAGGGACTCTGGAAAATTCTTTTCAAAATTTAGAAGTCAGTTTCCAGGAAATGGAAGCCGGACTTGTTTCCACAAAGGCTTTATTCGAGACGGCATGGAAACACGCTCGAGAATCGGAAGAAAGTCTAATGGCGATCGAAAAATCCATCAAAAGAATTGAATCCAGCTCTTCTAGTACTACTGCAAAATTAGGGACGATTACGGATATTGCCGATAAAGTAAACCTTCTTGCGTTAAACGCATCCATAGAGGCGGCAAGAGCAGGAGAACATGGAAGAGGTTTTGCAGTGGTCGCAGACGAGATCTCAAAATTAGCGGACCAAACAGCAAGCACCATAAAGGAAATTTCTAGACTGATCCGCGATGGAAAAGAAGAGATGACCAAAAACACGGATATAGTTCAGACAGGAACAAAAACCATCTCCTTGATCTTGGGTGACGTGGATTCTATCAAAGAAAGCCTAGATTCATTCTTTTTACTTTTGGAAAAACAAACGAATATCAGGGTTACTGTGGCCGGTGCTCTGTTCAATGCGGGAAAAATTTCCCAAAACGTTCACCAAGCAACGGAAGCGGAAAAGAAAAGTCTGGAAGAGATCCGAAACTTTCTAGATCGGATCCAAAATTCGAATGCGATCATTGCAACGAAAGCTGTTGAGGCTGCGGACCAGGCAAGAAAATGTGAAGAATTAAGCGGTTCTTTACAAAAGCAGGTCCACGAATTTAAGGCATAA
- a CDS encoding M15 family metallopeptidase codes for MGECGPLRIEGVDRRLLDFFQDLKKELPTAHITSGFRTKEEQTCLYKKMPPGMAAKPGTSSHESGRAIDIGGIDYTSKELRKTVTKVLGKHPDVLWGYYFKVSDPVHFYVPKTSPVWPAALILGSLGLFF; via the coding sequence ATGGGTGAATGTGGGCCTTTAAGAATAGAAGGAGTGGATAGAAGACTTTTAGATTTTTTTCAGGATCTAAAAAAAGAACTTCCTACTGCCCATATCACTTCCGGATTTCGAACTAAAGAAGAACAAACTTGTTTATATAAAAAAATGCCTCCTGGTATGGCGGCAAAACCAGGAACCTCTTCTCATGAATCCGGAAGAGCTATAGACATCGGCGGAATAGATTATACCTCCAAAGAGCTCCGTAAAACTGTCACTAAGGTTCTTGGTAAGCATCCAGATGTCCTCTGGGGTTATTATTTTAAAGTTTCGGATCCCGTGCACTTCTACGTCCCCAAAACGTCTCCTGTATGGCCTGCGGCTCTAATCCTTGGTTCGCTTGGGCTTTTTTTTTAG
- a CDS encoding pectate lyase — translation MTPTFRMLGIASFFYLGIFDLGTNIILEQVLDPSYRTKSQLEASSCNPPGTYEFFPGTGYYPSGSSEVYTWQTPDGVSFEGFETYADGTVIEVSSNKALRSHIEVTSGSLLSKHLSGGLYKRAKTEDYNFRMLIQGLHNGSRVKWTDQAVETRFYIDSWQEATDNWQGIHLFTRYRTENDLYVASLRSDGTVYFKKKLCGTYTTLATGTLKDQAGNPKSFQTKRWYKLTLVAIGNHIDFYVDNVLQLSVTDGTFSWGTSGLRTDYANVYLDDLILYDDLSDF, via the coding sequence ATGACTCCCACCTTTAGAATGTTAGGTATTGCTAGTTTCTTTTATTTAGGCATTTTCGATCTCGGAACGAATATCATTTTGGAACAAGTTTTAGATCCTTCCTACCGAACAAAAAGCCAACTGGAAGCGAGTTCTTGTAATCCTCCTGGAACTTATGAATTTTTTCCAGGAACAGGTTATTATCCGAGCGGTTCTAGCGAGGTTTATACCTGGCAAACACCAGACGGAGTTTCGTTCGAAGGTTTTGAAACGTACGCGGATGGAACGGTGATAGAAGTAAGTTCTAATAAGGCTTTGCGATCTCATATTGAAGTTACTTCCGGAAGTCTGCTATCCAAACATCTTTCGGGTGGGCTTTATAAGAGGGCGAAAACGGAAGATTACAATTTTAGGATGTTAATCCAAGGTTTACATAATGGTTCTCGGGTAAAATGGACGGATCAAGCCGTTGAGACGAGGTTTTATATAGATTCTTGGCAGGAAGCAACGGACAATTGGCAGGGGATTCATTTATTCACGAGATACAGGACAGAAAATGATTTGTATGTGGCATCTCTCCGAAGTGATGGGACCGTTTATTTTAAGAAAAAACTCTGCGGGACTTACACAACCTTGGCAACCGGAACCCTAAAGGATCAGGCAGGAAATCCAAAATCTTTTCAAACAAAACGATGGTATAAGCTGACCTTAGTTGCGATTGGGAATCATATTGACTTTTATGTGGATAATGTTCTACAACTGTCCGTTACGGATGGGACCTTTAGCTGGGGAACATCCGGACTCCGGACAGATTATGCAAATGTCTATCTGGACGATCTGATTTTGTATGATGATTTGAGCGATTTTTGA
- a CDS encoding glycosyltransferase: protein MRPSISVILPTYNERKNLPIAADRITRSLSDYRHEIIVVDDDSPDHTWEVAEHLQKKIPQLKVIRRLTGKGLSSAVLTGMGAAEGEVFVVMDSDLQHDEKILPEMIRSFYERNVDLCLGTRYAKGGSTGKWSLARIGISRFANFLAKGLLGLPVSDPMSGYFGIKRSVYSETKNSINPRGFKILLEFLGRSKEKLKIEEIPYTFQTRIYGETKLNNSVIKNFFLAILDIRFGKWISPTFLLYSLVGASGVLVNLIGFFIGELCKFPEVRTGIFFLDPFSLSVFFGIELSILSNFFLNNYFTFYERRYSGKNLGIGFLIFHSVSMVGLLVQMSAFHFIYYSIFKQWSGVSELTLKFSADILSILTAMVSNYFLNSNLTWSKKAELNR, encoded by the coding sequence ATGCGGCCATCTATTTCAGTTATACTTCCTACATACAACGAAAGAAAAAACCTACCGATTGCAGCGGATAGAATTACTCGCTCCCTATCCGATTATCGTCATGAAATTATCGTAGTGGATGATGACAGTCCGGATCATACCTGGGAAGTCGCAGAACATCTTCAAAAGAAAATACCTCAACTCAAAGTAATCCGCAGGTTGACCGGAAAAGGTCTCTCCTCCGCTGTTTTAACCGGAATGGGCGCTGCCGAAGGAGAAGTTTTTGTAGTAATGGATTCCGACCTGCAACACGACGAAAAGATACTTCCGGAGATGATCCGTTCTTTTTATGAAAGAAATGTGGATCTCTGTCTCGGGACCAGATATGCCAAAGGAGGATCTACGGGGAAATGGTCTTTGGCTAGAATTGGTATCAGCAGATTTGCGAATTTTTTAGCAAAAGGTCTTTTAGGTCTTCCTGTTTCAGACCCTATGAGCGGGTACTTCGGGATCAAACGTTCCGTGTATTCTGAAACTAAAAACTCTATCAACCCGAGAGGTTTTAAGATCCTTCTGGAATTTTTGGGAAGAAGTAAGGAAAAACTGAAAATTGAAGAGATCCCATATACTTTCCAAACAAGAATATACGGAGAAACAAAGTTAAACAATTCGGTAATCAAAAATTTCTTTTTGGCAATCTTGGACATTCGTTTCGGAAAATGGATCTCCCCCACCTTCTTACTCTATTCACTCGTGGGAGCAAGCGGAGTGCTTGTAAACTTAATCGGGTTTTTTATCGGCGAATTATGTAAATTTCCGGAAGTACGAACCGGGATATTCTTTTTGGATCCTTTTTCGCTTTCGGTATTTTTCGGTATAGAACTTTCTATCCTATCCAACTTCTTCTTGAACAATTACTTTACATTTTATGAAAGAAGGTATTCAGGCAAAAATTTAGGAATTGGATTTCTAATATTTCATTCCGTAAGTATGGTAGGGCTACTTGTTCAAATGTCAGCATTCCATTTTATCTATTATTCCATTTTCAAACAATGGAGTGGAGTCTCCGAGCTTACTTTAAAATTCAGCGCGGATATTCTTTCCATCCTGACAGCTATGGTCTCAAATTATTTCCTGAATTCCAATCTGACTTGGTCCAAGAAAGCGGAACTAAATAGATAA
- a CDS encoding DJ-1 family glyoxalase III codes for MPKVLVPFADGMEEMEAVIVVDVLRRAGIEVVSAGISSNIILASRGIKLVSDSLLSEIDPSNFDMIVLPGGNQGTKNLNADPFVSEILKKFKKEDRWIGAICAAPNVLLTHNILQDQKFTAFPGSVPSNEKYTGSRLELSDKILTSIGPGSAFEFSLKIVELLSGVEKRKEVEKNLQLPA; via the coding sequence ATGCCTAAGGTGCTCGTTCCTTTTGCGGACGGAATGGAAGAAATGGAAGCAGTCATCGTGGTGGACGTGCTTAGAAGAGCCGGGATTGAGGTTGTCTCTGCCGGAATTTCCTCGAATATAATCTTAGCTTCCAGAGGAATAAAATTAGTTTCAGATTCACTTTTGTCCGAAATCGATCCTTCTAATTTTGATATGATTGTTTTGCCTGGAGGAAACCAAGGAACTAAAAATCTGAATGCGGATCCTTTCGTCTCGGAAATATTAAAAAAATTTAAAAAGGAAGACAGATGGATCGGTGCTATCTGTGCGGCACCGAACGTTCTTTTAACCCACAACATTCTTCAGGACCAAAAATTTACCGCCTTCCCCGGAAGTGTACCCTCCAATGAAAAATATACGGGAAGCAGATTAGAACTTTCCGATAAAATTTTAACTAGTATCGGTCCCGGCTCCGCATTCGAATTCTCTTTAAAAATTGTGGAACTTCTCTCCGGGGTCGAAAAAAGAAAAGAAGTGGAAAAAAACTTACAACTTCCTGCATAA
- a CDS encoding SIR2 family NAD-dependent protein deacylase, which yields MQISPQLKNRFKNSKNILALTGAGISAESGVPTFRGKEGLWKQYRAEDLATPQAFRKDPKLVWEWYLWRMELISTKSPNPAHFALAELEKKRSDFYLITQNVDGLHKKSGSEKVMEIHGNIFRNRCISCAHFYDSDLSKLKISIECANCGNLVRPDVLWFGESYDTELLNQAVSLAERSELALVIGSSGAVGIPVELARIAKENGAFVIEINLDPSGYSRYADLFLQGKAGEILPEIVSYFV from the coding sequence ATGCAAATATCGCCGCAGCTAAAAAACAGATTTAAGAATTCCAAGAATATTCTAGCGCTCACGGGGGCAGGAATTTCAGCGGAAAGCGGAGTTCCTACATTCAGAGGAAAAGAAGGTCTTTGGAAACAATATAGGGCGGAGGACCTTGCAACTCCTCAAGCATTTCGTAAAGATCCGAAACTCGTTTGGGAATGGTATCTCTGGAGAATGGAATTAATCTCTACTAAGTCTCCGAATCCTGCTCATTTTGCATTGGCAGAATTGGAAAAGAAAAGATCCGATTTTTACCTAATCACCCAAAACGTGGACGGCCTTCATAAAAAGTCAGGCTCCGAAAAGGTCATGGAAATCCACGGAAATATTTTTAGGAATAGATGTATCAGCTGCGCTCACTTTTATGATTCGGATCTTTCTAAACTGAAAATTTCTATAGAATGTGCAAACTGTGGAAACTTGGTAAGACCGGATGTTCTATGGTTCGGAGAAAGTTATGATACGGAACTATTAAACCAAGCTGTGTCTCTTGCAGAAAGATCGGAACTCGCTTTAGTGATCGGTTCTTCCGGCGCTGTAGGAATTCCCGTAGAACTTGCCAGGATTGCAAAAGAAAACGGAGCTTTTGTGATAGAGATAAATCTCGATCCAAGCGGCTATAGCAGATACGCGGACCTATTCCTACAAGGAAAGGCGGGAGAAATCCTACCGGAAATTGTTTCTTATTTCGTATGA
- a CDS encoding DUF1574 domain-containing protein, translating to MKKNTFLLLPLLVLLISLGLDRLFTLEFFQYYYSNTLSHLNFISKEDLYSDLKEYLKKDPTTRKKTLVFFGNSRALLLPTKELEKKHPDWVLYNFSVPGGSPDYFLYWVERFHSDGTRPDFILLDQSLEIYNKTPVLALDEVLIYGLSPEFILRHWTRYSREELSVFISKNLFHTYRDRPKLWRVLERMQNSSALAKVYQTAVQKVLTMLKEERGSTPRELVKQKHTDEQLVKVSETDFSSYLKPYTFHSNMFEMQKDSISILKENNIPYATIWVKVARPYFNLYMTRKVETSEGLKTPMEVWKPIVEKFNQETGTPFWNMNEDPNYNCEEFADPGHMSPNCFPVFGDYIFRKLEETFPKIHTK from the coding sequence ATGAAAAAGAATACATTCTTACTTCTTCCTCTGCTTGTTCTTTTGATTTCCTTAGGCTTGGATCGACTGTTCACCTTAGAGTTTTTTCAATATTATTATTCCAATACGTTATCTCATTTGAATTTTATCAGCAAAGAGGATCTATATTCGGATCTGAAAGAGTATCTGAAGAAAGACCCGACTACACGTAAAAAAACTTTGGTGTTTTTCGGAAATTCCAGGGCGCTTCTGCTTCCTACGAAAGAATTGGAAAAAAAACATCCGGACTGGGTGCTTTATAATTTTTCTGTTCCGGGAGGATCTCCGGATTATTTTTTATACTGGGTGGAAAGATTTCATTCGGACGGCACAAGACCGGATTTTATTCTTCTGGACCAATCATTAGAAATATATAATAAAACTCCCGTTCTCGCATTGGACGAAGTCTTGATTTATGGCCTTTCCCCAGAGTTTATACTCAGGCATTGGACCAGGTATTCCAGAGAAGAATTATCGGTTTTTATCTCCAAGAATCTATTTCATACTTATAGAGATAGACCTAAACTCTGGCGGGTTTTGGAAAGAATGCAAAACTCCTCCGCTTTAGCCAAAGTGTATCAAACAGCGGTCCAAAAAGTGTTGACTATGCTTAAGGAAGAAAGGGGAAGCACTCCTAGAGAGCTTGTTAAACAGAAACATACGGATGAACAGCTTGTAAAGGTATCCGAAACGGATTTTTCCTCCTATTTAAAACCGTATACCTTTCATTCGAATATGTTCGAAATGCAGAAAGATTCCATCAGTATATTAAAAGAAAACAATATACCTTACGCGACTATCTGGGTGAAGGTGGCTCGTCCATATTTTAATCTATATATGACTAGGAAAGTGGAAACTTCCGAAGGTCTCAAAACTCCCATGGAAGTCTGGAAACCTATTGTGGAGAAGTTTAATCAAGAGACGGGGACCCCTTTCTGGAATATGAACGAGGATCCGAATTATAATTGTGAGGAATTTGCGGATCCAGGTCATATGTCCCCGAATTGTTTCCCCGTCTTCGGAGATTATATCTTTAGAAAGTTAGAAGAAACGTTTCCAAAGATTCATACGAAATAA
- a CDS encoding MBOAT family O-acyltransferase: protein MLYNSILFFVFFSVIYSIYWLLPEKRRSDFLLISSAIFYVIASSTILNGLYFFFHFLIIVLFNYFAYFKIRTSAKPKVWMIFAVLLNAINLGFFKYFYFMNRILFDLTKYPFFDEVPRILQISLPLAVSFYSFQMIAAAVDAYRKPEGDVIGLKQYLSFVIFFPVLIVGPILRTKDYFVNIGHLSPDKDKVIRASYLMISGLIKKLLIADPVAGVIAPVFSNPGQYDNLSLVLAAFGYAIQVYCDFSGLTDMARGVGLYFGFELPENFNAPLFSPSGRELWQRWHMTLSFWLRDYIYFPLGGSKKGEWRTYLNLIITMTVGGVWHGADYTFIAWGFYWGVILAFERFLVGKFGWNDEDSKSKILNFLRIQFVFCLFSFSAILFRANSATKMLQHVVGLVTNTPNYLSASLQSLGFGWIENSISLVTGPSPFILESMKNIEKIGYSYLGFIVFHWIQSRKDLLLKWGRGKDWLLVACGVGTVFAIALLSEDSGACIYCQF from the coding sequence GTGCTCTACAATTCGATCTTATTTTTCGTTTTTTTCTCCGTCATATATTCAATCTATTGGCTTCTTCCGGAAAAGAGAAGATCCGATTTTTTACTCATTTCCAGTGCGATCTTTTACGTAATCGCTTCTTCTACCATCTTAAATGGGCTCTATTTCTTTTTTCATTTCTTAATTATCGTTTTATTCAATTATTTCGCATATTTTAAGATCAGGACTTCCGCAAAACCGAAGGTTTGGATGATCTTTGCCGTTCTTTTAAACGCGATTAATCTAGGATTCTTTAAATATTTTTACTTTATGAACAGGATACTTTTTGATCTTACTAAGTATCCGTTTTTTGACGAAGTGCCTAGAATATTACAGATCTCCCTTCCTTTGGCGGTGAGCTTTTACAGCTTCCAAATGATCGCTGCGGCTGTGGATGCCTATCGCAAACCGGAAGGTGATGTGATCGGATTGAAACAATATCTTAGTTTTGTAATATTCTTTCCGGTTTTGATTGTAGGGCCGATTTTAAGGACTAAGGATTATTTCGTAAATATCGGACATTTGAGCCCAGATAAGGATAAGGTTATTCGCGCCTCTTATCTGATGATCTCAGGTTTGATCAAAAAATTACTGATCGCGGACCCTGTGGCCGGAGTGATCGCTCCAGTGTTTTCGAATCCAGGACAGTACGATAATCTATCCTTGGTCTTAGCTGCTTTCGGATATGCAATCCAAGTATATTGTGATTTTTCGGGTCTTACGGATATGGCAAGAGGAGTCGGTCTATATTTCGGATTTGAACTTCCTGAAAACTTTAATGCACCTTTGTTTTCTCCTTCCGGAAGAGAATTATGGCAGAGATGGCACATGACTCTTTCTTTTTGGCTTAGGGATTATATTTATTTTCCTTTGGGTGGAAGTAAAAAAGGAGAATGGCGGACCTACCTCAATCTGATCATCACTATGACGGTGGGCGGGGTATGGCATGGCGCAGACTATACGTTTATAGCATGGGGATTCTATTGGGGAGTCATTCTCGCTTTCGAAAGGTTTTTAGTAGGCAAGTTCGGTTGGAACGACGAAGATTCCAAAAGTAAAATTCTGAACTTCTTGAGGATACAATTCGTATTCTGTTTATTCTCATTCAGCGCGATCTTATTTAGGGCAAACTCAGCAACTAAGATGCTTCAACACGTTGTGGGACTTGTTACGAATACTCCTAATTATTTATCTGCTTCTTTACAATCCTTAGGCTTTGGCTGGATAGAAAATTCTATTTCCCTGGTCACCGGACCTTCTCCTTTTATTTTAGAATCCATGAAGAATATTGAAAAGATCGGATATTCTTATTTGGGATTTATCGTTTTCCATTGGATCCAATCCAGAAAGGACTTATTGTTGAAATGGGGAAGAGGAAAGGATTGGCTGCTTGTGGCCTGCGGGGTAGGGACGGTATTTGCCATCGCATTATTATCGGAGGATTCCGGAGCCTGTATCTATTGTCAATTTTAG
- a CDS encoding NYN domain-containing protein, with the protein MHLVVDGFNLIYKIPELEEYMYSNRLRDARVGLLRILESYSSKLKSSKVHVFFDGKKEKGNETKEDSYGKIHVYFSQDRKADDLIKEYIKFAPRPADLFVVTSDQEILAFAKRLGTKPILSEEFVKKIESALAEKPTREEKDSGAKLSPGEILYWKELFKKGK; encoded by the coding sequence ATGCATTTAGTCGTAGACGGTTTCAACCTGATTTACAAAATTCCTGAATTGGAAGAGTATATGTATTCCAATCGATTGAGGGATGCCAGAGTCGGCCTCTTGCGGATTTTGGAATCTTATTCTTCTAAATTGAAAAGTTCTAAGGTCCATGTTTTCTTCGATGGTAAAAAAGAAAAAGGGAACGAGACCAAAGAAGATTCGTACGGAAAAATACACGTTTATTTCAGCCAGGACAGAAAGGCGGACGATTTGATCAAGGAATATATCAAGTTTGCTCCAAGGCCTGCGGATCTATTTGTTGTGACTTCCGATCAGGAAATTTTGGCTTTTGCAAAAAGACTAGGAACAAAACCTATACTATCCGAAGAGTTCGTAAAAAAAATAGAAAGCGCCTTAGCGGAAAAACCGACTCGGGAAGAAAAGGACTCCGGCGCAAAACTTTCTCCGGGAGAGATTCTCTACTGGAAGGAACTATTCAAGAAGGGAAAGTAA
- a CDS encoding PaaI family thioesterase — protein sequence MANQKDLEDMQKEWEKFSKAAPGLKVPPPAFKELSGEFVSYVRKKEMVCSFYVEPRFSNPMGVFQGGFLAAAFDNTFGPLCYLAAGKPTTTLELSVSYIRMVKENQRITVHAKVVARGNQHIYLEGEAFDEEGKLLAKSTTQVLILRIPSGVA from the coding sequence TTGGCGAATCAAAAAGATTTAGAAGATATGCAGAAAGAATGGGAGAAGTTTTCGAAGGCCGCACCGGGTTTAAAGGTACCTCCTCCCGCTTTCAAAGAATTATCCGGGGAATTTGTTTCTTATGTGCGTAAGAAGGAGATGGTCTGTAGTTTTTACGTGGAACCTCGATTCTCCAATCCGATGGGAGTTTTCCAAGGCGGATTTTTAGCGGCAGCATTCGACAATACCTTCGGTCCGTTATGCTATTTGGCTGCCGGCAAACCTACCACCACTTTGGAATTAAGTGTTAGTTATATTCGAATGGTAAAAGAGAATCAAAGGATCACTGTACATGCAAAGGTTGTCGCCAGAGGAAACCAACATATTTATTTAGAAGGAGAGGCCTTCGATGAGGAGGGCAAACTTCTTGCAAAATCGACGACTCAGGTTTTGATCTTAAGAATTCCGAGTGGGGTTGCTTGA
- a CDS encoding patatin-like phospholipase family protein, protein MNPFIFLETKLKNGIRTAWQELGIKKEIALAIAGGGIKAFYGLGFAYTLRTWGIKIKEVSGVSAGAAMAISTLSETEEDSSNYFQELTKRNPKNFYWNRLLRISAPFPHHGIARRTVEYCLRFSKLISKAARIRIHTVEIPKESLDKNKKGQPIQRILFAKAASVIRAYFKDETLRRKGEQPFEVLKRMKDWGWREKVFTEKDLTDPETTTQIVMNSCSAFPVLPLQSFNGNYYLDGGLTNNLLLEDFSPELPKIGVFYEPTTLVGKSASVLSDTLLVSPGGPFIEQGFDYTNPNLVRYAFETGRKDAEEQKERILGHLDPNWKKHLHSFFEQIK, encoded by the coding sequence ATGAACCCCTTCATTTTCCTCGAAACTAAACTGAAAAACGGCATCCGGACCGCATGGCAAGAACTTGGGATCAAAAAGGAGATCGCACTTGCAATCGCAGGCGGCGGGATTAAAGCGTTTTATGGACTCGGCTTTGCATATACACTAAGGACCTGGGGTATAAAAATTAAAGAAGTATCTGGGGTCAGTGCGGGAGCCGCCATGGCCATCAGCACCTTATCCGAAACGGAAGAAGACAGTTCGAATTATTTCCAAGAACTGACCAAACGAAATCCTAAAAACTTTTATTGGAATAGACTTCTTAGGATCAGCGCTCCCTTCCCTCATCATGGTATAGCAAGACGAACCGTAGAATATTGCCTCAGATTTTCCAAACTCATCTCAAAAGCCGCAAGGATCAGGATCCATACTGTGGAAATCCCGAAAGAAAGTCTGGACAAAAACAAAAAAGGCCAACCGATACAAAGGATACTTTTTGCTAAGGCAGCTTCCGTTATCCGCGCCTATTTTAAGGATGAAACCTTAAGAAGAAAGGGAGAACAACCTTTCGAAGTATTAAAAAGAATGAAAGACTGGGGATGGAGAGAAAAAGTTTTTACGGAGAAGGACCTAACCGATCCGGAAACGACCACCCAGATCGTAATGAATTCCTGCTCGGCTTTCCCGGTTTTGCCTCTACAAAGTTTTAATGGGAATTATTATCTGGATGGCGGATTAACCAATAATCTTTTACTGGAAGACTTCTCCCCTGAACTGCCGAAGATAGGAGTATTTTACGAACCTACAACCTTAGTTGGAAAATCCGCTTCCGTCCTATCGGATACCTTGCTTGTTTCCCCGGGGGGACCATTTATTGAACAGGGATTTGATTATACGAACCCGAACCTAGTAAGGTATGCATTTGAAACAGGGCGGAAAGATGCGGAAGAACAAAAGGAAAGGATCTTAGGTCATCTAGACCCAAACTGGAAAAAACACTTGCATTCTTTTTTCGAACAAATAAAATAA